The following is a genomic window from Armatimonadota bacterium.
GCGGCGAAGGCGGCGATGAACGCAGGGGTGTATATGGTGATCTGCCGCGGGAGCGCGCCCGACGCGTTGACGCGCGTCCTGGCGGGCGACGCGGTGGGGACGCTGTTCGTGCCGCGGCCGGGCAAGCTGCGCTCGCGCAAGCAGCGCATCGGGTTTGCGGTCACGCCGAAGGGGCACCTGGTGATTGACGACGGCGCGAAGAAAGCGCTGGTCGAGCGCGGCTCGAGTCTGCTGGCGGTAGGAATCGAGCACGTCTCCGGCCAATTCCGTCAGGGCGACGTGGTGAGCGTGGTTGACTCCAGTGACGTGGAGATCGCCCGCGGCCTGGTCAATTACCGAGCTGAGGACGTGCGCAAGATTCGGCGCTGCCGGACGAGCGAGATCGAGGCGCGGCTGGGCCATCGCCCGTTTGACGAAGTGATACACCGCGACAATCTGGTGCTTCTGCACTAGACGAGCGCGGGGCGCAAGACACAGAGCCATCCGAGAGACGGGGGCAGGGCGATACAGGAGGTAGGTGTTGCCGAGAAAACCGAAGAGAGTGCTGATGCAGGGCAATGAGGCGGTAGCGCAAGGGGCGATTGACGCCGGCTGCCGCCATTTCTTCGGCTACCCGATCACGCCGCAGAATCCGCTCGGCGACTACATGGCGGAGCACATGCCGAAGGTCGGGGGCGTATTTCTCCAGGCGGAGAGCGAACTCGCTGCCGCCAACATGGTGTACGGCGCGAGCGCCGCGGGCGCGCGCGCGATGACCGCGTCGAGCAGCCCCGGCATCAGCCTCAAACAAGAGGCGATTTCGTACATGGCTGAATGCGAGCTGCCGGCGGTAATCGCAAACATCGCCCGCGGCGGCTCGGGTCTGGGCAACATCGCGGCGGCGGGATCGGACTACTTCCAGACCGTGAAGGGCGGGGGGCACGGCGACTACCGCACGATCGCCCTGGCACCGTGGTCGGTGCAAGAGATGTACGATCTGACGCGCGTCGCGTTCGACCTCGCGGACCGCTATCGGACGCCCGTCATTATTCTCGCCGACGCCATGCTGGGGATGATGATGGAGCCGACGACGATCACCGAGCCACCGGTTGATCCGGCACGTCTGACGCCGAAGCCGTGGGCCACGACCGGGGCGAGCGGGCGACCGAAGAACGTCATCAACTCGCTCTACATCGTGCCCGAGAAGCTGGAGGCGGTGAACCTGCGCATCCAGGCGCGGCACGACGAGGCGGCGCGTAAGGAGGTGCGCTGGGAGGAGATCGAGGCCGAGGGCGGGGAGCTGGCCATCGTCGCGTTCGGGACCGCGGCGAGGGTATGCAGGACGGCGATCGAGCGGTTGGCCGCGCGCGGCGTGCGCGTCGGCATGCTGCGGCCGATAACGCTGTGGCCGTATCCCTACGACGCAGTTCGCGAGCTGACGCAGCGAGTGAAGCGCATCCTGGTGGTCGAGCTGTCGTTGGGGCAGATGGTCGAGGACGTGCGCTTGGCGGTGGAGGGGCGCTGTCCGGTGCATTTCTTCGGGCGCACCGGCGGGATCATCCCGACGCCGAGCGAGGTGGTTGCGGAGATCGAGAAGCTGCTGGAGAACGAGTGATCTGCATGACAGGAGGCGAGGGCGATTCCACGGACGACGCGGACGAGCAAGAAGGTTTCGGGACCTGAGGGCAAGCAAGTCTTCAGTCACCCAAGGTCGCTATGGCAGCAGCGCATGCACTACTGCCCGGGGTGCATGCACGGCGTCATCCACCGTCTGATCGCGGAGGCGATTGACGAACTGGGCATCATGGAGCGCACGATCGGCATCGCGCCCGTGGGCTGCGCGGTGTTCGCGTACGACTACTTCCTGTGCGACATGGTGGAGGCGGCGCACGGCCGCGCGCCATGCGTGGCGACGGGCATCAAGCGCGTGCTGCCGGAATCGGTGGTGTTCACGTATCAAGGCGACGGGGACCTCGCCGCCATAGGGTGCGGCGAAGTCGTCCACGCGGCGGCGCGCGGCGAGCGCATCACCGTGTTCTTCATCAACAACGCGATCTACGGCATGACCGGCGGGCAGATGGCGCCGACGACGCTGCTCGGTCAGGTGACGACGACCACGCCCTACGGCCGCGACGCGCGGCAGGCGGGCTATCCGATACGGGTGTGCGAGATGCTGGGGACGCTCACCGGGCCGGCGTATCTGGAGCGCGTGACGGTGATCAGCCCCGCGCACGCCGCGCGCGCGAAGAAGGCGATCCGGCGCGCCTTCCAGACCCAGCTCAACGACGAAGGCTTCAGCCTGGTTGAGATCCTCTCGACCTGCCCGACGCGTTGGGGGATGACCCCGGTCGCGGCGACCGAGTGGCTGACGGAGAACATGCTGCCCCACTACCCGCTGGGCGAGTTCACGCCGGCGCAACGGAGGGGGGCTTGATGCGGCGCGAAATCATCATTTCCGGCTTCGGGGGGCAAGGCATCGTGCTCACCGGCCAGTTGCTT
Proteins encoded in this region:
- a CDS encoding 3-methyl-2-oxobutanoate dehydrogenase subunit VorB, producing the protein MQGNEAVAQGAIDAGCRHFFGYPITPQNPLGDYMAEHMPKVGGVFLQAESELAAANMVYGASAAGARAMTASSSPGISLKQEAISYMAECELPAVIANIARGGSGLGNIAAAGSDYFQTVKGGGHGDYRTIALAPWSVQEMYDLTRVAFDLADRYRTPVIILADAMLGMMMEPTTITEPPVDPARLTPKPWATTGASGRPKNVINSLYIVPEKLEAVNLRIQARHDEAARKEVRWEEIEAEGGELAIVAFGTAARVCRTAIERLAARGVRVGMLRPITLWPYPYDAVRELTQRVKRILVVELSLGQMVEDVRLAVEGRCPVHFFGRTGGIIPTPSEVVAEIEKLLENE
- a CDS encoding 2-oxoglutarate oxidoreductase, with the protein product MHYCPGCMHGVIHRLIAEAIDELGIMERTIGIAPVGCAVFAYDYFLCDMVEAAHGRAPCVATGIKRVLPESVVFTYQGDGDLAAIGCGEVVHAAARGERITVFFINNAIYGMTGGQMAPTTLLGQVTTTTPYGRDARQAGYPIRVCEMLGTLTGPAYLERVTVISPAHAARAKKAIRRAFQTQLNDEGFSLVEILSTCPTRWGMTPVAATEWLTENMLPHYPLGEFTPAQRRGA